GAACCCTTACAGAGGCAAATAGTATCAAGAGCATGTTGACATACGACGCCagtaattgtttaaaaaatagttcAGTTAAACTTGAAGATTACAAGGAAGTTCGTATGaaagtattaaaagaaattcATCCTTCTAGTACATCAAAATTCAACTCTTTTATACATCATTACCCAAAATATATAATAGGGACATGGCAGCAATGAAGTGAACATAACCAAAAATGTTACTCATAGTTGTATGTGTAAAGtgctatttatatatttatgcaATTGCATAGTATATAAGGCTACAGACCCAACTTaaaaagaggaagaggaaaATAAAAGCATCAAGATGGGAAAAAAGACAGTTACCAGCAAGTGACCATGAAGAGTTCCACTTCCAAAACCAAAGGAGGCAGTACGGTATTTGGCAGTGCCAGTTTCATTTACATACACAACCTGAAGAGGCATCATGAGCCACGGGAAGAACTCCTTGACACAAACACAGAACTTCACTCCTTGTTGGACTGGTGTCTTCGGATCAACAAATGCCCAATTCAATCCAAAATGCCTGCAAGGAATTTTCCCACATTAAATCTAtgtaaacacacacacacccctTAAAAGAAGCAAACTTctctacaacaacaacaacaaaatcttatcccactaggtgaggtTCACTACATGGATCACATGACGATATTTTGAatgtttaaaaatcaaaaagtgagaaaattgAGGTGCACCCACTTCAAAATTTCAGCAGATTAAAACCATAATACACCCTTAtttccttattttatatattaacataCCTCCAACTTCTAAGAGCACTCTTGCCCTTTTCAAAGGTCTCAATACCAGAACCAACCAGAACTCGCGCCTCGTTTAGTAAAAATCCATCTTTGGAGAGTCCCTCGTCTGCTTTAAGGGAAGCCACTGATTTAGCAGTAGCTCCTTTATATTTGTCATCATAGTTGAAAGTACCTGACCTGGTAAAACGGGAAAAAGGCATGAGCCACAGAAAATAATGAACTTGGCAAAACAGGTGTTTCAATTTCCCAGTAAAGATGTTAAATCGAGTGTTACTTGTTGATGCAAGTCTTTTGGTCTTGGGGAGAGGGGCGACCCCAGCTCAAGAAAAGCATCTCTGTTAAGCATTTTCACAAACATGTCGTGTGATAACAACAACGTGAAGCAAAACAGCGTTAGAACCGAAGTACAAAGTAAAATTAGTAGAGAATAAGCTGTGTGCAAATGGGAAATGGTAATTATGCTATGAATGCAATGATTGa
The Glycine max cultivar Williams 82 chromosome 16, Glycine_max_v4.0, whole genome shotgun sequence genome window above contains:
- the LOC100527004 gene encoding uncharacterized protein LOC100527004, with amino-acid sequence MLFLSWGRPSPQDQKTCINKSGTFNYDDKYKGATAKSVASLKADEGLSKDGFLLNEARVLVGSGIETFEKGKSALRSWRHFGLNWAFVDPKTPVQQGVKFCVCVKEFFPWLMMPLQVVYVNETGTAKYRTASFGFGSGTLHGHLLAGEERFSIEIDENNQVWYEVLSFSKPASILSLVGYPYVMLRQKYFANESAKAMLKHINSSKS